A single genomic interval of Halomonas sp. GT harbors:
- a CDS encoding MotA/TolQ/ExbB proton channel family protein codes for MPTLPLWLEPVERLLDAGGAVLVVLAFVAVLVFGMAIERWWYYRFSWRRARRQLIHRWAARSDHRSWSARTLRNVWTEALVAKLRRPLPWIKLLVALCPLLGLLGTVTGMIAVFDSLSLSDTHQARAMADGVARATLPTLTGMAIAVVGLMFISRLEHVIRREDQRLHDRLARALEENDA; via the coding sequence ATGCCCACGCTACCTCTTTGGCTTGAGCCCGTTGAGCGGCTGCTTGATGCTGGTGGTGCCGTTTTAGTGGTGCTGGCATTCGTTGCTGTGCTGGTGTTTGGGATGGCAATCGAGCGTTGGTGGTATTACCGCTTTAGCTGGCGGCGTGCCCGTCGACAACTGATTCACCGTTGGGCAGCACGTAGTGATCACCGAAGCTGGAGTGCACGCACGTTGCGTAATGTCTGGACAGAGGCGCTGGTTGCTAAACTGCGCCGTCCACTGCCATGGATCAAACTGCTGGTCGCGTTATGCCCGCTTCTAGGCTTGTTGGGTACTGTCACCGGTATGATTGCCGTTTTCGATAGCCTTTCTCTTAGTGATACCCATCAGGCGCGGGCAATGGCCGACGGTGTTGCACGTGCCACGCTGCCCACGCTAACCGGGATGGCGATTGCTGTGGTGGGGCTGATGTTTATTAGTCGTTTAGAGCACGTGATTCGTCGCGAAGATCAGCGGTTACACGACCGTTTAGCCCGTGCCTTGGAGGAGAATGATGCGTAG
- a CDS encoding MotA/TolQ/ExbB proton channel family protein has protein sequence MSLLTRQRGARRSIICFALLASLLGSSMAMAQTDNVGSLREAREAAEARDQARLQSFLDNQEALDEALAEARAEHQAAEERQVALAEQQQEQAQQAQALAARQEEQGEALTSLLADLSRHSEEVRNELGGDSWLTLDANALPPRLNEIEVLERQQIETVVDSLAILTLNTGRAERLELPVADASGEIKSRSIVRLGDFAAFTDTALLRKGQDDGGLAEVPRTPAGIGDVLASYHQGESRVFAIDPTQGSVLQALAQQPSLWERFQQGGYVGYVVVALGGFGLLVALAQYLYLVIVSTRVHRQRKALDQPSANNPLGRVLQRFQDMDKHQTPEALEARLDEAVLAELPRIERGQPIVKLLAAIAPLLGLLGTVTGMIVTFQAITVFGTGDPQLMAGGISQALVTTVLGLVTAVPLLFAQTALASRSRLITQAIEGEASATLADHLEAQSTANAQAVT, from the coding sequence ATGAGTCTGTTAACACGCCAACGAGGCGCGCGCAGAAGCATAATCTGCTTTGCATTACTGGCAAGCCTTTTGGGTAGCAGTATGGCGATGGCGCAAACCGACAATGTTGGTTCGTTACGTGAAGCTCGCGAAGCCGCTGAGGCGCGTGACCAAGCGCGCTTGCAATCGTTTCTTGATAATCAAGAGGCGCTGGATGAAGCGTTGGCAGAGGCACGGGCTGAGCATCAAGCTGCAGAAGAGCGCCAGGTCGCCTTAGCTGAGCAACAGCAGGAACAGGCGCAGCAGGCCCAAGCGCTGGCCGCGCGCCAGGAAGAGCAGGGTGAAGCGCTCACCTCACTGCTGGCGGATCTATCACGACACAGCGAAGAGGTGCGTAACGAACTAGGCGGTGATAGCTGGTTGACGCTAGATGCTAATGCGTTACCACCGCGTCTCAATGAGATCGAGGTGCTGGAGCGCCAACAAATCGAGACTGTCGTGGACAGTTTAGCGATACTAACGTTGAACACCGGGCGTGCTGAGCGTCTTGAATTGCCGGTAGCCGATGCCAGTGGTGAGATTAAATCGAGAAGTATCGTGCGCTTAGGTGATTTTGCAGCGTTCACTGACACAGCGTTGCTCAGAAAAGGCCAGGATGATGGTGGCCTGGCCGAGGTGCCGCGTACTCCTGCAGGAATCGGTGATGTACTGGCGTCCTATCACCAAGGCGAAAGCCGTGTATTTGCCATTGATCCTACCCAAGGTAGCGTGCTGCAAGCTCTTGCTCAGCAGCCAAGTCTCTGGGAGCGATTCCAACAGGGCGGTTATGTCGGTTATGTAGTGGTAGCGCTGGGTGGCTTTGGGCTATTAGTGGCATTGGCTCAATACCTTTACCTGGTGATTGTCAGTACGCGGGTGCATCGCCAGCGTAAGGCGCTGGATCAGCCGAGCGCTAATAACCCGCTGGGGCGTGTACTTCAACGCTTCCAAGACATGGATAAACACCAAACACCTGAAGCATTGGAAGCACGGCTGGATGAAGCGGTATTGGCTGAACTACCGCGTATCGAGCGAGGGCAGCCGATTGTTAAGCTGTTGGCTGCTATTGCACCGCTGCTGGGCCTTCTAGGTACCGTTACTGGCATGATTGTCACCTTTCAGGCGATTACCGTATTTGGCACCGGTGACCCACAGCTAATGGCGGGTGGTATTAGTCAAGCGCTGGTAACAACGGTGCTGGGGCTTGTGACAGCAGTGCCGCTATTATTTGCTCAGACAGCCTTAGCGAGCCGCAGTCGTTTGATTACCCAGGCTATTGAAGGCGAAGCAAGTGCCACCTTGGCTGACCATCTCGAAGCGCAGTCGACGGCTAATGCGCAAGCGGTGACCTAA
- a CDS encoding DUF3450 domain-containing protein, protein MLKRPFFALHGGWLAGVLVSSTLMASDETVDQAAQSIEAQQAQSALQQQIDEADDATRSAIEELRRLEREARQMEASNAALSGRLVVEAERQQRLGQALDTLSDTRAALPAVEQDMTEQLISWIESDLPFLKDERLARVLPTEQQSSESAARIANLLEAWRAELAYGREVDSWRGRLQLAEGNPREVEYLRIGRIGFYYLTPDGREGGMWDKASGEWQALDENARRQVRNGLRIADDQRTPELLRLPLSIIANDHAGGQQ, encoded by the coding sequence GTGCTGAAAAGGCCTTTCTTTGCCTTGCATGGAGGCTGGCTTGCCGGGGTGCTGGTCAGCAGTACGCTAATGGCAAGCGATGAGACAGTCGATCAAGCGGCCCAGAGTATTGAAGCCCAGCAAGCGCAGTCCGCACTTCAGCAGCAAATTGATGAGGCTGATGACGCCACGCGTTCAGCAATTGAAGAGCTGCGCCGCCTAGAGCGGGAAGCCCGCCAGATGGAAGCATCTAACGCTGCTCTAAGTGGCCGCTTGGTCGTTGAGGCCGAGCGCCAGCAGCGCCTTGGCCAAGCGCTCGATACATTAAGCGATACGCGCGCCGCGTTGCCAGCGGTTGAGCAGGATATGACAGAGCAACTAATAAGTTGGATCGAGTCTGACCTGCCGTTTCTGAAAGACGAGCGTTTAGCGCGTGTTCTGCCTACTGAACAGCAGTCTTCAGAAAGTGCGGCGCGTATTGCCAATTTGCTGGAAGCGTGGCGTGCCGAGTTGGCGTATGGCCGTGAAGTGGATAGCTGGCGTGGTCGTTTGCAATTAGCAGAGGGTAATCCGCGTGAAGTGGAATATTTACGCATTGGCCGAATCGGCTTTTATTACCTAACCCCTGATGGTCGAGAAGGGGGTATGTGGGATAAGGCGAGCGGTGAGTGGCAGGCGCTTGATGAAAACGCTCGTCGTCAGGTGCGTAACGGTCTGCGTATTGCTGACGATCAGCGCACGCCAGAATTACTGCGTTTACCGCTCTCAATTATTGCTAACGACCATGCAGGGGGCCAGCAATGA
- the nrdF gene encoding class 1b ribonucleoside-diphosphate reductase subunit beta → MTTMQRLSRVDAINWNRLQDDKDLEVWNRLTSNFWLPEKVPLSNDIQSWNTLTQQEKQLTIRVFTGLTLLDTIQSSVGAPVLMEDARTPHEEAVYTNIAFMESVHARSYSSIFSTLCATRDVDDAFRWSEENPTLQAKSELILERYRSDDPLMRKVASVFLESFLFYSGFYLPMYWSSHAKLTNTADLIRLIIRDEAVHGYYIGYKFQQALAEATPERQQEVKDYAYELLLELYDNEVRYTESLYDEVGLTEDVKKFLHYNANKALMNLGFEPLFPSSVTDVDPTIMAALSPSADENHDFFSGSGSSYVIGKAVATEDDDWAF, encoded by the coding sequence ATGACCACTATGCAACGCTTATCGCGGGTCGATGCGATCAACTGGAACCGCCTTCAGGACGATAAAGACCTGGAAGTGTGGAACCGCCTGACCAGCAACTTTTGGTTGCCGGAAAAAGTGCCGCTCTCCAACGATATTCAATCGTGGAACACGCTGACACAGCAGGAAAAGCAGCTGACGATTCGTGTGTTCACCGGCCTGACGCTGCTGGATACGATTCAGAGCAGCGTGGGCGCGCCAGTATTAATGGAAGATGCCCGCACGCCACACGAAGAGGCGGTTTATACCAATATCGCCTTTATGGAATCGGTGCATGCGCGTTCCTATAGCTCGATTTTCTCGACGCTGTGCGCGACGCGGGATGTGGATGATGCGTTTCGCTGGAGTGAAGAAAACCCGACACTGCAGGCAAAGTCTGAGTTGATCCTTGAGCGTTATCGCTCTGACGACCCGCTGATGCGTAAAGTAGCTAGCGTTTTCCTTGAGTCATTTCTGTTCTACTCAGGGTTCTACCTGCCTATGTATTGGTCGAGCCACGCCAAACTGACCAACACGGCTGACCTGATTCGCTTGATCATTCGTGATGAAGCAGTGCACGGCTACTACATTGGCTACAAGTTCCAGCAAGCGCTGGCAGAAGCCACGCCTGAGCGCCAGCAAGAAGTGAAAGACTACGCTTATGAGTTACTGCTAGAGCTTTACGACAACGAAGTGCGCTACACCGAATCGCTCTATGATGAGGTAGGCTTGACGGAAGACGTAAAGAAATTCCTTCACTACAACGCCAACAAGGCTCTGATGAACCTCGGGTTTGAGCCGCTGTTCCCTAGTAGCGTCACCGACGTCGACCCGACCATTATGGCTGCGCTTTCTCCGAGTGCGGATGAAAACCATGACTTTTTTTCCGGTTCTGGCTCTTCCTACGTGATCGGCAAAGCGGTTGCAACCGAAGACGACGACTGGGCGTTTTAA
- the nrdE gene encoding class 1b ribonucleoside-diphosphate reductase subunit alpha: protein MSEARTLDYHALNAMLNLYGANGELQLDKDREAARQYFLQHVNQNTVFFHSLEEKLDYLVEEQYYEAEMLAQYSFAFIKALFEQAYAYKFRFPSFLGAFKYYTSYTLKTFDGKRYLERYEDRVCMVALTLARGDEALAKSLVDEVISGRFQPATPTFLNCGKQQRGELVSCFLLRIEDNMESIGRSINSALQLSKRGGGVAFLLTNIRESGAPIKRIENQSSGIIPIMKLLEDAFSYANQLGARQGAGAVYLNAHHPDILSFLDTKRENADEKIRIKTLSLGVTIPDITFELAKRNDDMYLFSPYDVERVYGVPFGDISVTEKYHEMVADARIRKHKINARAFFQTLAELQFESGYPYIMFEDTVNRANPIAGRINMSNLCSEILQVNTPTEYDDDLGYRQVGQDISCNLGSMNIAKVMDSGDIGTSVEIAIRGLTAVSEMSNLRSVPSIAEGNAKSRAIGLGQMNLHGFLAREHIYYGSEEGLDFTNLYFYCVAFHAIRASNQLAIEHGEAFAGFEDSTYASGAFFDKYTDQAWLPKTEKVRHLFERSGIALPTQEEWQALKASVMAHGLYNRNLQAVPPTGSISYINHSTSSIHPVAAKIEIRKEGKLGRVYYPAPFLNEANFDYFQDAYEIGPEKIIDTYAEASKHVDQGLSLTLFFPDTATTRDINKAQIYAWRKGIKTLYYIRLRQSALEGTEVEGCVSCSL from the coding sequence GTGTCCGAGGCGCGTACCCTGGATTACCATGCGCTGAACGCGATGTTGAATCTATACGGTGCCAACGGTGAATTGCAGCTCGATAAAGATCGCGAAGCTGCCCGTCAGTATTTCCTGCAGCACGTTAATCAAAACACCGTGTTCTTCCACTCGTTGGAAGAGAAGCTCGATTACCTAGTGGAAGAGCAGTACTACGAGGCAGAAATGCTGGCCCAGTACAGCTTTGCCTTTATTAAGGCGCTGTTTGAGCAGGCATACGCCTATAAATTCCGTTTCCCTAGTTTCCTGGGCGCTTTCAAGTACTATACCAGCTACACGCTGAAAACGTTCGACGGTAAGCGTTACCTTGAGCGCTATGAAGACCGTGTCTGCATGGTGGCGTTGACGCTAGCGCGTGGCGATGAGGCATTGGCCAAGTCACTGGTTGATGAAGTTATTAGCGGCCGTTTTCAGCCAGCTACGCCGACTTTCCTGAACTGCGGTAAACAGCAGCGCGGTGAGCTGGTTTCCTGCTTCCTGCTGCGTATTGAAGATAACATGGAGTCGATTGGTCGCTCGATTAACTCCGCGTTGCAGCTCTCTAAGCGCGGCGGCGGTGTTGCCTTCTTGTTGACTAATATCCGCGAGTCCGGCGCACCCATTAAGCGTATCGAGAACCAGTCCTCGGGTATTATCCCGATTATGAAACTGCTGGAAGATGCCTTCTCCTATGCTAATCAGTTAGGTGCGCGCCAGGGCGCAGGTGCGGTTTATTTAAATGCTCACCACCCGGATATTCTGAGTTTTCTCGACACTAAGCGTGAAAATGCCGATGAAAAAATCCGCATTAAAACGCTGTCGCTGGGCGTAACGATTCCGGACATTACCTTTGAGCTGGCCAAGCGCAACGACGATATGTACCTGTTCTCGCCCTACGATGTTGAGCGAGTTTATGGTGTGCCGTTTGGGGATATCAGCGTGACCGAGAAGTACCATGAAATGGTCGCGGATGCGCGTATTCGTAAGCACAAGATCAATGCGCGTGCATTCTTCCAAACCCTGGCCGAGCTACAGTTCGAATCGGGCTATCCGTACATCATGTTTGAAGATACGGTTAACCGTGCGAACCCGATTGCCGGTCGTATCAATATGAGCAACCTTTGCTCTGAAATTCTCCAGGTGAATACGCCCACCGAATACGATGACGATCTTGGCTATCGTCAGGTCGGTCAGGACATCTCCTGTAATCTGGGTTCGATGAACATCGCTAAAGTGATGGACTCAGGCGATATTGGCACCAGCGTTGAGATTGCCATTCGTGGTTTGACCGCGGTTTCTGAGATGAGCAACCTGCGCAGCGTGCCTTCCATTGCTGAAGGTAACGCCAAGTCTCGAGCCATTGGCCTCGGGCAAATGAACCTGCACGGTTTCCTGGCGCGCGAACACATTTATTATGGTTCGGAAGAGGGCTTGGACTTTACCAATCTCTACTTCTACTGTGTGGCATTCCATGCGATTCGTGCGTCTAACCAGCTGGCGATCGAGCACGGCGAAGCCTTTGCAGGGTTTGAAGACTCCACCTACGCATCGGGCGCTTTCTTTGATAAGTACACCGATCAAGCGTGGCTGCCGAAAACTGAGAAAGTGCGCCATTTGTTCGAGCGTAGCGGTATTGCATTACCTACCCAGGAAGAGTGGCAGGCGCTAAAGGCATCGGTGATGGCGCACGGGCTTTATAACCGTAACCTGCAGGCGGTGCCGCCAACGGGCTCTATCTCATATATCAATCACTCCACTTCCAGTATTCACCCGGTGGCAGCGAAAATTGAGATCCGTAAAGAAGGTAAGCTGGGGCGTGTCTACTATCCGGCGCCATTCTTGAATGAGGCGAACTTCGATTATTTCCAGGATGCCTATGAAATTGGCCCTGAGAAAATTATCGATACCTATGCGGAAGCGTCTAAACACGTTGATCAGGGGCTGTCGTTGACGCTGTTCTTCCCTGATACCGCCACCACGCGGGATATCAACAAAGCGCAAATTTACGCGTGGCGTAAGGGTATCAAGACGCTTTACTACATCCGTTTACGCCAGAGCGCGCTTGAAGGTACGGAAGTAGAAGGCTGCGTTTCCTGCTCGCTGTAA
- the nrdI gene encoding class Ib ribonucleoside-diphosphate reductase assembly flavoprotein NrdI, translated as MQNADVDAGRNRSLVYFSTKSGNTHRFIQKLGLSAQRLPLNREEPTPRVEQPYILVTPTYGGGYAEGAVPGQVIRFLNDEHNRHLLRGVIAAGNTNFGEAYGLAGRIIAKKCQVPLLYRFELFGTDDDVAKVRKGVEEFWKRQAQSLAT; from the coding sequence ATGCAAAACGCTGATGTGGATGCTGGGCGTAATCGTTCGTTAGTTTATTTTTCCACTAAGTCAGGCAATACCCACCGTTTTATACAAAAGCTTGGCTTAAGCGCTCAGCGGCTGCCACTAAACCGTGAAGAACCAACGCCACGCGTAGAGCAGCCCTACATATTAGTGACACCTACCTATGGTGGCGGCTATGCCGAAGGGGCAGTGCCGGGGCAGGTGATTCGATTTTTAAATGATGAGCACAATCGGCACCTCCTAAGAGGTGTTATTGCCGCTGGTAATACGAATTTTGGTGAGGCATACGGATTGGCAGGGCGAATTATTGCTAAAAAGTGCCAAGTGCCGCTGCTTTATCGATTTGAACTGTTTGGCACTGACGACGATGTCGCCAAGGTCCGCAAAGGAGTAGAAGAGTTTTGGAAACGTCAAGCTCAGTCTCTAGCAACGTAG
- the nrdH gene encoding glutaredoxin-like protein NrdH — translation MDIQIYSKPACVQCTATYRALDKQGLEYTVIDITAESGAQEEVEALGYRQLPVVVAGEDHWSGFRPDRIQALA, via the coding sequence ATGGATATCCAAATTTATAGCAAGCCTGCTTGTGTTCAATGCACCGCTACTTACCGTGCACTGGATAAGCAGGGCCTAGAATATACCGTTATCGATATTACTGCTGAAAGCGGTGCCCAGGAGGAAGTGGAAGCGCTGGGTTATCGTCAGTTACCAGTCGTGGTGGCGGGTGAGGATCATTGGTCTGGTTTTCGTCCTGACCGCATTCAAGCACTAGCGTAA
- a CDS encoding superoxide dismutase, which translates to MAHTLPELPYAYDALEPHIDAMTMEIHHSRHHNTYVTNLNAALEGTGLEDVPVEELVANLDRVPEEKRQAVINNGGGHANHSMFWQMMSPNGGGQAQGDVAKAIEAELGGLDAFKEAFKKAALGRFGSGWAWLSVTPEKKLVVENTLNQDSPLMHGNTPVLGLDVWEHAYYLKFQNKRPDYVEAFFNVVNWEDVERRYQAAIA; encoded by the coding sequence ATGGCACATACACTTCCAGAATTACCGTACGCCTATGACGCGCTTGAGCCGCATATCGATGCGATGACGATGGAGATTCACCACTCTCGTCATCACAACACTTACGTTACTAACCTAAATGCTGCGCTTGAAGGCACGGGTCTTGAAGACGTGCCGGTTGAGGAGCTGGTTGCTAATCTTGATCGTGTACCTGAAGAGAAGCGCCAAGCCGTTATTAATAACGGTGGCGGCCATGCCAACCATTCTATGTTCTGGCAAATGATGTCACCTAATGGTGGTGGTCAAGCTCAAGGTGATGTGGCAAAAGCTATTGAAGCCGAACTAGGCGGTCTTGACGCGTTTAAGGAAGCGTTCAAGAAAGCGGCGCTAGGTCGCTTTGGTAGCGGCTGGGCATGGCTCTCCGTTACACCTGAGAAAAAGCTAGTCGTTGAAAATACCCTGAACCAAGACAGCCCGCTAATGCATGGCAACACGCCGGTATTGGGTCTGGATGTTTGGGAGCACGCATACTACCTGAAGTTCCAAAACAAGCGCCCTGATTACGTAGAAGCCTTTTTTAACGTAGTCAATTGGGAAGATGTTGAGCGTCGTTATCAGGCGGCTATCGCCTAA
- a CDS encoding electron transfer flavoprotein subunit alpha/FixB family protein has protein sequence MSILVLADLHEGQLAGATAHVVAAAKAIGGDIDVLVAGEGVQAAADAAAKLDGVSKVRIADNAVYAHQLAEPMGALLVELAGDYTHVLASASTTGKNVLPRLAALKDVSQLSDVIGVESADTFLRPIYAGNAIATVKSDDALKVMTVRTTAFDAVESTGSASLEAVEVVVENGQSSFVKQELAQSDRPELGGAKVVVSGGRGMGNGENFKLLDGIADKLGAAIGASRAAVDAGFVPNDMQVGQTGKIVAPELYIAVGISGAIQHLAGMKDSKVIVAINKDEEAPIFQVADYGLVGDLFEILPELESKL, from the coding sequence ATGAGCATTCTGGTACTTGCCGACCTCCATGAAGGTCAGTTGGCGGGCGCAACAGCCCATGTAGTTGCTGCTGCCAAGGCGATTGGTGGTGATATTGACGTATTGGTGGCCGGTGAAGGCGTTCAAGCGGCCGCTGATGCTGCTGCAAAGCTTGATGGCGTCAGTAAAGTTCGCATCGCAGATAACGCTGTTTATGCGCATCAGTTGGCTGAGCCAATGGGAGCTCTATTGGTTGAATTGGCTGGCGACTATACCCACGTGTTGGCTAGCGCTTCTACCACCGGCAAAAACGTACTGCCGCGCTTGGCTGCCTTAAAAGATGTTAGCCAGCTGTCCGACGTGATTGGCGTTGAAAGTGCAGATACTTTCCTGCGTCCCATCTATGCAGGCAACGCCATCGCCACAGTAAAAAGCGACGACGCACTGAAAGTGATGACCGTGCGTACCACCGCGTTTGATGCGGTCGAGAGCACGGGTAGCGCCTCTTTAGAAGCAGTAGAAGTAGTGGTCGAAAATGGTCAGTCTAGCTTTGTTAAGCAAGAGCTGGCGCAATCCGACCGCCCAGAACTTGGCGGTGCCAAAGTAGTGGTATCTGGTGGTCGTGGTATGGGCAACGGCGAAAACTTTAAGCTGCTTGACGGCATTGCTGACAAGCTGGGTGCTGCCATTGGCGCATCACGAGCGGCCGTAGACGCTGGGTTTGTGCCCAATGATATGCAGGTCGGCCAAACCGGTAAGATTGTGGCCCCTGAGCTGTATATTGCCGTGGGTATTTCTGGTGCTATTCAGCACTTGGCGGGCATGAAAGACTCGAAAGTCATTGTTGCGATCAACAAAGATGAAGAAGCGCCGATTTTCCAAGTCGCTGATTATGGTTTGGTGGGCGATCTCTTCGAGATTTTGCCGGAGCTTGAAAGCAAGCTGTAA
- a CDS encoding electron transfer flavoprotein subunit beta/FixA family protein, producing MKVLVAVKRVIDYNVKIRVKADNSDVDLTNVKMAMNPFCEIAVEEAVRLKEKGVATEVVAVTVGPKAAQEQLRTALALGADRAIHIETDERVESLAVAKLLAKVVDEEQPGLVILGKQAIDTDNNQTGQMLAALTNLPQGTFASEVAVDGDKVNVTREIDGGLQTVALSLPAIVTTDLRLNEPRYAKLPDIMKAKKKPLDVKTPADYGVEVASKVSLLKVESPAERKGGVKVASVDELIDKLKNEAKVL from the coding sequence ATGAAAGTACTCGTCGCGGTTAAACGCGTCATCGACTATAACGTCAAAATCCGCGTGAAAGCGGACAACTCTGACGTTGATCTTACTAACGTCAAAATGGCGATGAACCCCTTCTGCGAAATTGCCGTAGAAGAAGCAGTACGCCTCAAAGAGAAGGGTGTTGCGACAGAAGTCGTGGCCGTTACCGTTGGTCCTAAAGCAGCTCAAGAGCAGTTGCGCACCGCTCTGGCGCTTGGGGCAGACCGTGCTATCCATATTGAAACCGACGAGCGCGTTGAATCGCTTGCGGTGGCCAAGCTGCTTGCTAAAGTCGTTGACGAAGAGCAGCCCGGTTTGGTGATTCTCGGTAAGCAGGCCATCGATACCGACAACAACCAAACAGGGCAAATGCTTGCCGCGTTGACCAACCTTCCCCAGGGTACCTTTGCCTCTGAGGTTGCCGTTGACGGTGACAAGGTTAATGTCACTCGGGAAATCGATGGTGGTCTGCAAACCGTTGCGCTTTCTCTGCCCGCTATCGTCACCACCGATTTGCGTTTGAACGAGCCGCGCTACGCTAAGCTGCCAGACATCATGAAGGCCAAAAAGAAGCCTCTGGATGTTAAAACGCCCGCTGATTACGGCGTTGAAGTGGCCTCCAAAGTTAGCCTGCTCAAAGTGGAATCCCCGGCAGAGCGTAAAGGTGGTGTTAAAGTCGCCTCGGTAGACGAACTGATCGACAAACTGAAAAACGAAGCCAAAGTGCTTTAA
- a CDS encoding electron transfer flavoprotein-ubiquinone oxidoreductase yields MENVERDVMDFDVVIVGAGPSGLAAACRLMQQANQAEQELTVCVVEKGSEVGAHILSGAVFEPRALAELFPDWEERGAPLNTPAVRDDVYLLKDAQKAQKIPNALVPKSMHNTGGELTRYVISAGNLCRWLAEQAEALGVEIFPGFAAQEVIIEDDAVHGILIGDMGVGADGTPKDGHMPGMELRAKYTLFAEGARGHLGKRLIKEFSLDAGRDPQHYGIGLKELWDVPADKHEPGLVLHGSGWPLEKDTHGGWFLYHAENQQVVVGLIMDLGYKNPWLSPFDEFQRMKHHPVLSQYLEGGKRVAYGARAITKGGFNCLPKMTFPGGLLIGCDAGTLNFAKIKGLHTAMKSGMVAAESVFEAIKGGDEGAQELASFTEKWEASWAYEELKESASFGPAIHKYGTVGGGAYNFANQLLGNKLPNVHDTTTDHGALKPAAEFEKINYPKPDGKLSFDKSTSVFLSNTNHEEDQPCHLRLADPELPIRDNLPTYAEPAQRYCPAGVYEVVEDDQGKPRFQINFQNCVHCKTCDIKDPAQNITWVAPEGGGGPNYPNM; encoded by the coding sequence GTGGAAAATGTTGAACGCGATGTCATGGACTTCGATGTAGTCATTGTCGGGGCTGGCCCGTCTGGTCTGGCTGCTGCCTGCCGTTTAATGCAACAGGCAAACCAAGCAGAACAAGAGCTGACGGTTTGTGTAGTAGAAAAAGGCTCCGAAGTCGGCGCCCATATTCTTTCCGGTGCTGTCTTTGAGCCCCGCGCACTGGCAGAACTATTTCCTGATTGGGAAGAGCGCGGTGCGCCGCTCAACACACCTGCCGTTCGTGACGATGTTTATCTATTAAAAGATGCCCAAAAAGCGCAAAAAATCCCTAATGCCCTAGTGCCAAAAAGCATGCATAACACTGGCGGCGAACTTACTCGCTATGTGATTAGCGCAGGCAATCTGTGTCGCTGGCTGGCCGAGCAGGCCGAAGCCCTTGGGGTGGAAATATTCCCCGGCTTTGCTGCCCAGGAAGTAATTATCGAAGACGATGCAGTACACGGCATTCTCATTGGTGACATGGGCGTTGGCGCAGATGGCACACCCAAAGATGGCCATATGCCGGGTATGGAGCTACGTGCTAAGTACACGCTATTTGCCGAAGGTGCCCGCGGCCACTTAGGAAAACGGTTAATCAAAGAGTTTTCGCTAGATGCTGGCCGTGACCCTCAGCACTATGGGATTGGCTTGAAAGAACTGTGGGATGTTCCCGCCGACAAACATGAACCTGGACTGGTGCTTCACGGCTCGGGCTGGCCGCTTGAGAAAGACACTCACGGCGGCTGGTTCCTTTACCACGCAGAAAACCAGCAGGTCGTCGTTGGCCTCATTATGGATCTTGGTTATAAGAACCCTTGGCTGTCACCTTTTGATGAATTCCAGCGCATGAAGCATCACCCGGTGCTTAGCCAATATTTAGAAGGCGGCAAACGGGTTGCTTATGGTGCGCGCGCCATTACGAAAGGCGGTTTTAATTGCCTACCGAAAATGACGTTCCCTGGTGGCCTGTTGATTGGCTGCGATGCAGGTACGCTGAACTTTGCCAAAATCAAAGGCCTGCACACGGCAATGAAATCTGGCATGGTCGCGGCTGAAAGCGTCTTTGAGGCCATTAAAGGTGGTGATGAAGGTGCTCAGGAGCTGGCTAGCTTCACTGAGAAATGGGAAGCCAGCTGGGCCTATGAAGAACTGAAAGAGAGCGCAAGCTTTGGGCCTGCTATCCATAAATATGGCACGGTAGGCGGCGGCGCTTACAATTTCGCCAATCAACTACTGGGTAATAAGCTACCCAATGTTCACGACACCACCACCGACCACGGCGCACTAAAACCGGCAGCCGAGTTTGAAAAAATCAATTATCCGAAGCCCGATGGCAAGTTGTCGTTTGATAAGTCGACCTCCGTCTTCTTATCCAACACTAACCACGAAGAAGACCAGCCCTGTCATCTGCGCCTAGCAGACCCAGAACTGCCAATTCGCGATAACCTACCGACCTATGCAGAGCCAGCTCAACGCTACTGTCCTGCAGGGGTTTATGAAGTAGTGGAAGATGATCAAGGAAAGCCACGCTTCCAGATCAACTTTCAGAACTGCGTGCACTGCAAAACCTGCGATATTAAAGACCCTGCCCAAAATATTACCTGGGTAGCACCAGAAGGCGGCGGCGGGCCTAACTATCCCAACATGTAA